The following proteins are co-located in the Flammeovirga kamogawensis genome:
- the rpsJ gene encoding 30S ribosomal protein S10 — MTQKIRIKLKSYDHNLVDKSAGKIVEAVKKTDAVVAGPVPLPTKKEKFTVLRSPHVNKKAREQFQLCTYKRLIDIFSSSPKTVDALMKLDLPSGVDVEIKV, encoded by the coding sequence ATGACACAAAAAATCAGAATCAAGCTTAAGTCTTACGACCATAACTTAGTAGATAAATCTGCTGGTAAAATCGTTGAAGCAGTTAAGAAAACAGACGCTGTAGTTGCAGGTCCTGTACCTCTTCCTACAAAGAAAGAAAAATTCACAGTTCTTCGTTCTCCACACGTTAACAAGAAAGCTCGTGAGCAATTCCAACTTTGTACTTACAAGCGTTTGATTGACATCTTCTCGTCTTCTCCAAAGACTGTTGATGCTTTAATGAAGCTTGACCTTCCAAGTGGTGTTGATGTTGAAATCAAAGTTTGA
- a CDS encoding bifunctional alpha,alpha-trehalose-phosphate synthase (UDP-forming)/trehalose-phosphatase codes for MAKKTIIVSNRLPVTVNKNADNSLSFHPSSGGLATGLSTTYKQGGNLWIGWPGTYDHDQKEQEHIAKELKKDNMAPVFLTKNEVKKFYEGYSNKTLWPLFHYFTEYATYELDLWDAYVHVNQLFCNAILDHAEPEDTIWVHDYQLLLLPGMLRDALPNATIGFFQHIPFPSYEIFRLLPWRKETLDGVLGADLIGFHTYDDMRHFLSSVNRLLGYDSSLGLVKVKNRLVSVDAFPMGIDYDKFEQAADSSKTKQKVIAYGDLLSKNKSILSIDRLDYSKGIKHRLLGFDKFLSRYPEYQGVVSLILLVVPSRDKVDQYQHLKEEIDTLVGKVNGKYSRMNWSPIHYFYRSFSFEGLSALYKASDVALVTPLRDGMNLVCKEYVASKTDQQGVLILSEMAGAAKELSEAILINPNDENQIVDALYSALTMPEEEQRSRMKEMQKKVRRYNVHRWVEIFMNQLDNIKERQTAMNMRLLPAKSQKRMLEKYTNAQNRIIFLDYDGTLKGFAADPQSVSPDQELKEIMTNLTSDPKNRVVIISGRDKETLEAWFEGFKVDIIAEHGIWLRRGDADFEMIDNLNSDWKSKISRMLDRYVDRTPGSFVEEKAFSIAWHYRKADADFGDLRARELVGNLNYLVSNMNLQVMHGNKVVEVKSQDVNKGKAALKFLSDDKYDFVFAAGDDVTDEDTFLALPKKSYTIKVGLGASAARYNLKTVSDVRQLLTDFNNTEK; via the coding sequence ATGGCAAAAAAAACAATCATTGTCTCAAATCGACTACCTGTAACTGTTAATAAAAACGCTGATAACTCTCTAAGTTTTCATCCAAGTTCTGGAGGGTTAGCAACTGGGTTAAGCACAACTTATAAACAAGGTGGAAACCTCTGGATAGGTTGGCCAGGAACATATGATCATGATCAGAAAGAACAAGAGCATATTGCCAAAGAGCTTAAAAAAGATAATATGGCACCTGTATTTCTTACAAAAAATGAAGTAAAGAAATTTTATGAAGGGTATTCAAATAAAACACTTTGGCCATTATTTCATTATTTTACAGAATATGCAACTTATGAGTTAGATCTCTGGGATGCTTATGTACATGTAAACCAATTATTTTGTAACGCTATTTTAGACCATGCAGAACCTGAAGATACAATTTGGGTACATGACTATCAGTTACTACTTCTACCAGGAATGTTAAGAGATGCGTTACCTAATGCTACAATAGGTTTCTTTCAACATATCCCATTTCCTTCTTACGAGATTTTCCGTTTACTGCCTTGGCGTAAAGAAACACTTGATGGCGTATTAGGAGCTGACTTAATTGGCTTTCATACTTACGATGATATGAGACACTTTTTAAGCTCAGTAAATAGGTTATTAGGTTATGATAGCTCACTTGGGTTAGTAAAAGTAAAAAACAGACTTGTATCTGTTGATGCTTTCCCAATGGGTATTGATTACGATAAGTTTGAACAAGCAGCAGATTCCTCTAAAACTAAGCAAAAAGTAATTGCTTATGGAGACCTTCTTAGTAAAAACAAATCAATTCTTTCTATTGATAGACTTGACTATAGCAAAGGTATAAAACATAGACTACTCGGTTTCGATAAGTTTTTATCTCGTTACCCTGAATACCAAGGGGTAGTTTCATTAATACTTCTTGTGGTACCATCAAGAGACAAGGTGGACCAATACCAGCACTTAAAAGAAGAAATTGATACTTTAGTTGGTAAAGTAAATGGTAAGTACAGTAGAATGAATTGGTCTCCTATTCATTACTTCTATAGATCTTTTAGTTTTGAAGGCTTATCTGCTCTTTATAAAGCTTCTGACGTAGCTCTAGTTACTCCATTAAGAGATGGCATGAACCTCGTTTGTAAAGAATATGTAGCAAGTAAAACAGACCAACAAGGAGTACTTATTCTAAGTGAAATGGCAGGTGCTGCTAAAGAACTTTCGGAAGCTATTCTTATTAACCCTAATGATGAAAATCAAATTGTAGACGCTCTCTATTCTGCACTTACTATGCCTGAAGAGGAACAACGTAGTCGTATGAAAGAAATGCAGAAAAAAGTAAGACGATACAATGTTCATAGATGGGTTGAAATATTTATGAATCAACTAGATAATATCAAAGAAAGACAAACTGCAATGAACATGCGTTTATTGCCTGCAAAATCACAAAAAAGAATGTTAGAAAAATATACCAACGCTCAAAATAGAATTATATTTTTAGATTATGATGGTACGCTAAAAGGCTTTGCGGCAGACCCTCAATCCGTATCTCCAGATCAAGAATTAAAAGAGATAATGACTAATCTAACTTCTGATCCTAAAAATAGAGTTGTTATTATTAGTGGTAGAGATAAAGAAACTCTAGAAGCATGGTTTGAAGGCTTTAAAGTAGATATTATAGCAGAACATGGTATTTGGCTTAGAAGAGGTGATGCTGACTTTGAAATGATTGATAATCTAAATTCTGATTGGAAATCAAAAATTAGCAGAATGCTTGACCGTTATGTTGATCGTACTCCAGGATCATTTGTTGAAGAGAAAGCCTTCTCTATTGCATGGCATTATAGAAAAGCAGATGCAGATTTTGGAGATTTAAGAGCAAGAGAACTTGTTGGAAACTTAAACTACCTTGTTTCTAACATGAACTTACAAGTAATGCACGGAAATAAAGTTGTTGAAGTAAAAAGCCAAGATGTCAACAAAGGTAAGGCTGCACTTAAATTCCTTTCTGATGACAAATATGACTTTGTATTTGCCGCTGGCGATGATGTTACTGATGAAGATACATTCCTTGCTTTACCAAAGAAGTCTTATACAATTAAAGTAGGTTTAGGAGCATCAGCTGCTAGATACAACTTAAAGACAGTTTCTGATGTAAGACAACTATTAACTGACTTTAATAATACAGAGAAATAA
- the fusA gene encoding elongation factor G codes for MAKKIHLSHQRNIGIMAHIDAGKTTTTERILYYTGKSHKIGEVHDGAATMDWMEQEQERGITITSAATTTTWNYPTEQGKVTPASEEYKVNIIDTPGHVDFTVEVARSLRVLDGAVALFCAVSGVEPQSETVWRQADDYKVPRICFVNKMDRAGADFLKAVKTIEEKLGATPVPLQLPIGAEEGFRGVVDLITNEAIVWNDADQGFTYEVIDIPADMVDEVAEWRENLIEAVSTHNEELMEKFFEDPDSITADEVRVAVRKAVMNMEFSPVMCGSAFKNKGVQALLDAVCSYLPSPLDLPDTIGTNPETGEEETRKADASDKFSALAFKIATDPFVGRLCFMRAYSGTLEAGSYVLNMRTGKKERISRLMQMHSNKQNPIPQVEAGDICAGVGFKDIKTGDTLVELGAPIVLEEMVFPEPVIGISIEPKTKADVDKLGMSIAKLVEEDPTLTVETNHETGQTILKGMGELHLEIIIDRLKREFGVEINEGAPQVAYREAIKSSTEHREVYKKQTGGKGKFGDIQFELGPAEPDEDGTIKPGLQFVNDIKGGVIPREFIPAVQKGFEASMENGALAGYPIDAMRVRLFYGSFHDVDSDALAFELAAKLGFKAAAKQCTPIILEPIMDVSVITPDEYTGSVIGDINKRRGLPKGQEISNGAVVIKADVPLSELFGYVTDLRTITSGRASATLTFSEYKEVPRNVAEAVIAEAKK; via the coding sequence GTGGCTAAGAAAATCCATCTTTCGCACCAAAGGAATATCGGTATCATGGCTCACATTGATGCTGGTAAAACTACGACTACAGAGCGTATCCTTTACTACACTGGTAAATCTCACAAAATTGGTGAGGTACATGACGGAGCTGCAACAATGGACTGGATGGAGCAAGAGCAAGAACGTGGTATCACTATTACGTCTGCTGCTACAACCACTACATGGAACTACCCTACTGAACAAGGTAAGGTAACTCCAGCTTCAGAAGAGTACAAAGTAAACATTATTGACACACCTGGTCACGTTGACTTCACAGTAGAAGTTGCGCGTTCATTACGTGTTCTTGATGGTGCTGTAGCTCTTTTCTGTGCTGTATCTGGTGTTGAACCTCAATCAGAAACTGTATGGCGTCAAGCTGACGATTACAAGGTACCTCGTATCTGTTTCGTTAACAAAATGGACCGTGCAGGTGCAGACTTCTTAAAAGCTGTTAAGACAATTGAAGAGAAACTTGGTGCTACACCAGTTCCTTTACAATTACCTATCGGTGCTGAAGAAGGATTCAGAGGTGTTGTTGACTTGATTACAAACGAAGCTATCGTTTGGAATGATGCTGACCAAGGATTTACTTATGAAGTAATCGACATCCCTGCTGATATGGTAGACGAAGTTGCTGAGTGGAGAGAAAACCTTATTGAGGCTGTTTCTACTCACAACGAAGAGTTGATGGAGAAATTCTTTGAAGATCCTGATTCTATTACTGCTGATGAAGTACGTGTTGCAGTTCGTAAGGCTGTTATGAACATGGAATTCTCTCCAGTAATGTGTGGTTCAGCATTTAAAAACAAAGGTGTTCAAGCATTACTTGACGCTGTATGTTCTTACTTGCCATCACCATTGGATTTACCTGATACAATTGGTACTAACCCTGAAACAGGTGAAGAAGAAACTCGTAAAGCGGATGCTTCAGATAAATTCTCAGCGTTAGCATTTAAGATCGCAACTGACCCATTCGTAGGTCGTTTGTGTTTCATGCGTGCTTACTCTGGTACTTTAGAAGCTGGTTCGTATGTATTGAACATGCGTACTGGTAAAAAAGAGCGTATCTCTCGTTTGATGCAAATGCACTCTAACAAACAAAACCCAATCCCTCAAGTGGAAGCAGGTGATATTTGTGCTGGTGTAGGTTTCAAAGACATCAAAACTGGTGATACTCTTGTTGAACTTGGTGCTCCAATCGTATTGGAAGAAATGGTATTCCCAGAGCCGGTAATCGGTATTTCTATCGAGCCTAAAACTAAGGCCGATGTAGATAAATTGGGTATGTCTATCGCTAAGCTTGTAGAAGAAGATCCTACTTTAACTGTAGAAACTAACCACGAAACTGGCCAGACTATCCTTAAAGGTATGGGAGAACTTCACTTAGAGATCATCATCGACCGTTTGAAGCGTGAATTTGGCGTGGAAATCAACGAAGGTGCTCCTCAAGTAGCTTACCGTGAGGCAATCAAATCTTCTACTGAACACCGTGAGGTTTACAAGAAACAAACTGGTGGTAAAGGTAAATTTGGTGATATCCAATTCGAATTAGGACCTGCTGAGCCTGATGAGGATGGTACTATTAAGCCAGGTTTACAATTCGTCAATGATATTAAAGGTGGTGTTATTCCAAGAGAATTCATCCCTGCAGTTCAAAAAGGATTCGAAGCTTCTATGGAAAACGGCGCTCTTGCTGGTTACCCAATTGATGCTATGCGCGTTCGTTTATTCTACGGTTCTTTCCACGATGTCGATTCAGATGCTTTAGCATTCGAATTAGCGGCAAAACTTGGATTCAAAGCTGCAGCTAAACAATGTACGCCGATCATTCTTGAGCCTATCATGGATGTTTCAGTAATTACTCCAGATGAATATACTGGTTCAGTTATCGGTGATATCAACAAACGTCGTGGTCTTCCGAAAGGACAAGAGATCTCTAACGGTGCTGTTGTAATCAAAGCTGATGTACCTTTATCAGAATTATTTGGTTATGTGACTGACCTTCGTACGATCACTTCTGGTCGTGCATCTGCAACATTAACTTTCTCTGAGTACAAAGAAGTACCAAGAAACGTTGCTGAAGCGGTTATCGCAGAAGCTAAGAAGTAA
- a CDS encoding ferredoxin--NADP reductase, with protein MNQYTLKVKEVVNETADTVTIKFKQPLFKKVQYQSGQFLTIVSTIDDKKVRRSYSMSSTPLLDTTVDITVKRIEGGLVSNYLNDNVKNGDALEVSEPLGQFTFEPDKEVSRNLIFWGAGSGITPLFSMIKSALFFENSSKVTLVYGNRNEDSIIFKEQLEELKKKFEDRLEIVHVLSRPSTAWGGFAGRIDDVVSVNILNRLSLVNTVHYLCGPEGMMTAVKSALQRFKVPGNKIYNESFVPASGDEHSSDVSEQNVSITVDGDEHLIQVNPDTTILEAALDAGLDVPYSCQNGVCTACMGQCTSGKVEMGDSTVLSEQEKKDGYILTCISHPLTEDVKITYK; from the coding sequence ATGAATCAGTATACATTAAAAGTAAAAGAAGTAGTTAATGAAACTGCTGATACAGTTACTATAAAATTTAAGCAGCCTTTATTTAAAAAAGTACAATACCAATCTGGTCAATTTTTGACAATTGTAAGTACTATAGACGATAAAAAAGTAAGGAGATCGTATTCTATGTCTTCTACACCTTTATTAGATACTACTGTAGATATTACTGTAAAAAGAATTGAAGGAGGTTTAGTGTCTAATTACCTTAACGATAATGTAAAAAATGGTGATGCTTTAGAAGTCTCAGAGCCTTTAGGTCAGTTTACATTTGAGCCGGACAAAGAAGTATCAAGAAATTTAATTTTTTGGGGAGCAGGTTCTGGAATAACACCTTTATTCTCTATGATTAAAAGTGCATTGTTTTTTGAAAACTCATCAAAAGTTACTTTGGTCTATGGAAATAGAAACGAAGATTCGATAATATTTAAAGAGCAACTAGAAGAGTTGAAAAAGAAATTTGAGGACAGGTTAGAAATTGTACATGTTTTAAGTAGACCCTCTACTGCTTGGGGCGGTTTTGCAGGAAGAATTGATGATGTAGTTTCTGTAAATATCTTAAATAGACTTTCTCTAGTAAATACTGTGCATTATTTGTGTGGTCCTGAAGGAATGATGACAGCAGTGAAGAGTGCTTTACAACGTTTTAAAGTTCCAGGAAATAAAATTTATAATGAAAGTTTTGTTCCTGCTTCAGGTGATGAACATAGTAGTGATGTTAGTGAGCAAAATGTTTCTATAACGGTAGACGGAGATGAACATCTAATTCAGGTAAATCCAGATACGACGATACTAGAAGCGGCATTAGATGCAGGTTTAGACGTTCCATATTCTTGTCAAAATGGAGTATGTACTGCATGTATGGGGCAATGCACTTCTGGAAAAGTAGAGATGGGAGATTCTACAGTGTTATCAGAACAAGAAAAGAAAGATGGTTATATATTAACATGTATTAGTCATCCTTTAACCGAAGATGTTAAAATCACTTATAAATAG
- the rpsG gene encoding 30S ribosomal protein S7: protein MRKAKPKKRYVLPDPKFGDTMVTKFVNNLMVDGKKSIAYSIFYNALEIVEQKLSKEGESIDALDIWKKGLSNVMPTVEVKARRVGGATFQVPIEVRPDRKQSLGMKWMITMSRKRNERTMKERLANEIIAASRGEGAAVKKKDDTHRMAEANKAFSHFRF, encoded by the coding sequence ATGAGAAAGGCAAAACCTAAAAAGCGTTACGTATTACCAGATCCTAAATTTGGTGATACTATGGTAACAAAATTCGTTAACAACTTAATGGTTGACGGAAAGAAAAGTATTGCATACAGCATTTTCTACAACGCGTTAGAAATTGTTGAGCAAAAGCTATCAAAAGAAGGCGAATCTATTGACGCATTAGATATCTGGAAAAAAGGTCTATCTAATGTAATGCCAACTGTCGAAGTGAAAGCTCGTCGTGTTGGTGGAGCTACATTCCAAGTGCCAATCGAGGTACGTCCGGATCGTAAGCAGTCTTTAGGTATGAAATGGATGATTACAATGTCTCGTAAGCGTAACGAACGTACTATGAAAGAACGTTTAGCTAACGAAATCATTGCTGCTTCTCGTGGAGAGGGTGCTGCAGTGAAGAAAAAAGACGATACTCACCGTATGGCCGAAGCAAACAAAGCATTTTCACACTTTAGATTCTAA
- the rpsL gene encoding 30S ribosomal protein S12, with protein MPTIQQLVRKGRKKIVQKSKSPALDSCPQRRGVCTRVYTTTPKKPNSAMRKVARVRLTNGKEVNAYIPGEGHNLQEHSIVLIRGGRIKDLPGVRYHIVRGALDTAGVEGRGQRRSKYGTKRPKAAK; from the coding sequence ATGCCTACTATTCAACAACTTGTTAGAAAGGGAAGAAAAAAGATTGTTCAAAAATCAAAATCTCCCGCATTAGATTCATGCCCTCAACGTAGAGGAGTATGTACAAGAGTTTACACTACAACGCCTAAGAAGCCTAACTCGGCTATGCGTAAAGTAGCAAGGGTTCGTTTGACTAACGGTAAGGAAGTCAACGCTTATATCCCAGGTGAAGGACACAACTTGCAAGAGCACTCGATCGTATTGATCCGTGGTGGTCGTATCAAGGATCTTCCTGGTGTGAGATATCACATCGTTCGTGGAGCATTAGATACTGCTGGTGTAGAAGGTCGTGGTCAACGTCGTTCTAAGTACGGTACTAAACGTCCTAAGGCTGCTAAATAA
- a CDS encoding FecR domain-containing protein yields the protein MTGEEHDDFVKKGIRKFSDGSKVSEEKNSDPDEILLNKISTTLNQKSIPNSNISSNQAWDSIQKSITDNKEEKSRVLTFFQKKHINIAAAVLGVFVGLYALYFFSNGIHSINPSDGTLEYTFPDGSVAFLKKGSNIKYLSIPFDGQIYLDGHAQFNISPLEDGGKVFEIKTKRSVIKAHPSSNFDIRDDNFIYQLTNIGSKDINYRSSKDEPNLFKTLNQKDMISSFGTNLPQPITSHLHHTLWTKGVFKYELANVEMVFSDFEKQYGVTINHSIDFTGKEFTGVFRDDNVNSAMKEICNYLKLDFVLAGEKVILSEMK from the coding sequence ATGACTGGAGAGGAACACGATGACTTTGTAAAAAAAGGAATTCGTAAATTTAGTGATGGGAGTAAGGTTTCAGAAGAGAAAAATTCTGATCCGGACGAGATATTATTAAATAAAATTTCTACAACACTTAATCAAAAAAGTATTCCAAATTCTAACATTTCTTCTAATCAAGCATGGGATTCTATTCAGAAATCAATAACTGATAATAAAGAAGAGAAAAGTAGAGTACTAACTTTCTTTCAAAAAAAACATATAAATATTGCAGCAGCAGTATTAGGAGTTTTTGTAGGCTTATATGCTCTGTATTTTTTTTCGAATGGTATTCATAGTATTAATCCTTCTGATGGTACTTTAGAATATACATTTCCAGATGGCTCTGTTGCGTTTTTAAAAAAAGGATCTAATATTAAATATTTGAGTATTCCATTTGATGGGCAAATATATTTAGATGGACATGCACAATTTAATATTTCACCTTTAGAAGATGGTGGTAAAGTTTTTGAAATTAAGACAAAGCGTAGTGTTATTAAGGCTCATCCTTCAAGTAATTTTGATATAAGAGATGATAACTTTATTTATCAACTTACAAATATTGGATCGAAAGATATTAATTATAGATCATCTAAAGATGAGCCAAATTTATTTAAAACGTTGAATCAAAAAGATATGATTTCATCGTTTGGAACAAATTTACCGCAACCAATAACATCTCATCTACATCATACGTTGTGGACAAAAGGTGTTTTTAAATATGAATTGGCTAATGTTGAGATGGTTTTTTCTGATTTTGAAAAACAATACGGAGTTACAATAAATCATTCTATAGATTTTACAGGTAAAGAATTCACAGGGGTATTTCGTGATGATAATGTAAATAGTGCTATGAAGGAAATCTGTAATTATCTGAAATTAGATTTTGTATTAGCAGGTGAAAAGGTTATTCTTTCTGAAATGAAATAA
- a CDS encoding VWA domain-containing protein: MKKFDTFFEGFSTNFHFIRPEWLWALIPIGLLFIISWVSIRESDNWKKLVNPKLLPLLLIKGNKKGSWLPKMLMIVSLSLIVICIAGPSWKRVDKPGNQTEAKVVVILDLSRSMLAKDIGPSRLERAKMKIKDYLKINKGVETSLIVFAGTAHEALPPTKDYKTFETTLEALSPYSMPLYGSNLPEALKLSDKIISKTEAPCFVWVLTDDIQAIDVQSLGQRGATKDTYSLTILGTPQGANVPLYGNRLLKDKKGKLVKVALNTTQLQNALAIPNVNLLPFTLDKTDIELFTKNIQDNLVFTKDSKKAEEDWVDFGYYISFLAAFLMLFWFRKGLLIQWTWILLLPFFFISCDSIDQLPNDNITVEDLFWTRDQQAQKKLEKGDTLAAASTFKDKSQAGYAYSISGDYEKAADAYAQDITADNMYNLGVSQAKLGNWEAAQKAFQMALDINPEFKQAEKNLSIAKEQMRMININMSDESNINKDKVMKGKKYEPEAGEEEQKSAQHSDRKAEGESEKIQEMGEKEVNPSMEELLKMQFSETKEQSKASMIRQVKLDPKMYLKKKFLYQYLTDEDQPKKSDKSW, translated from the coding sequence ATGAAAAAGTTTGATACATTTTTCGAGGGCTTCTCTACAAACTTCCATTTCATAAGACCTGAATGGTTATGGGCATTAATTCCAATTGGATTATTGTTTATAATTTCTTGGGTTTCTATTAGAGAATCTGATAACTGGAAGAAGCTTGTAAACCCTAAATTACTTCCTTTACTATTAATTAAAGGAAATAAAAAAGGATCATGGCTACCCAAAATGCTCATGATAGTTTCTCTTTCTTTAATTGTAATTTGTATTGCTGGTCCTTCTTGGAAACGAGTTGATAAACCAGGTAATCAAACTGAAGCTAAGGTTGTAGTTATTCTAGATTTATCTCGTTCAATGCTCGCAAAAGACATAGGACCTAGTAGATTAGAAAGAGCTAAGATGAAGATTAAAGATTACTTAAAAATAAATAAGGGAGTAGAAACTTCTTTAATAGTTTTTGCGGGTACAGCACATGAGGCACTTCCTCCTACAAAAGATTACAAAACGTTTGAAACTACTTTAGAAGCTTTATCTCCTTATTCAATGCCTCTTTATGGTTCTAACCTACCTGAGGCATTAAAGCTGTCGGATAAGATTATTTCAAAAACTGAAGCTCCTTGTTTTGTTTGGGTACTCACTGATGACATACAAGCAATAGATGTACAAAGTTTAGGGCAAAGAGGTGCTACAAAAGATACTTACAGTTTAACAATACTTGGTACCCCTCAAGGGGCAAATGTCCCACTTTACGGAAACCGTTTATTAAAAGATAAAAAAGGAAAGTTGGTAAAAGTTGCTCTAAATACTACTCAATTACAAAATGCTTTAGCTATCCCTAATGTAAATCTTCTTCCTTTTACCTTGGATAAAACTGATATTGAATTATTTACAAAAAACATTCAAGACAATTTAGTATTTACTAAAGACAGTAAAAAAGCAGAAGAAGATTGGGTTGACTTTGGCTATTATATCTCTTTTTTAGCAGCTTTTTTAATGCTTTTCTGGTTTAGAAAAGGCCTATTAATTCAATGGACATGGATATTACTTTTACCTTTCTTTTTTATTAGTTGTGATTCTATTGATCAACTACCAAATGATAACATAACTGTTGAAGATTTATTTTGGACAAGAGACCAACAAGCGCAAAAAAAATTAGAAAAAGGTGATACACTAGCAGCTGCTTCTACATTTAAAGATAAATCACAAGCTGGGTATGCCTATAGTATTAGTGGCGATTATGAAAAAGCAGCCGATGCTTATGCACAAGATATTACCGCAGATAATATGTATAATTTAGGTGTATCTCAAGCTAAGCTTGGTAATTGGGAAGCTGCTCAAAAAGCTTTTCAAATGGCGCTAGATATTAATCCTGAATTTAAACAAGCAGAAAAAAACCTTTCAATCGCAAAAGAACAAATGCGAATGATAAATATCAATATGTCTGATGAAAGTAACATCAATAAAGACAAAGTGATGAAAGGAAAAAAATACGAACCAGAAGCTGGAGAGGAAGAACAAAAATCTGCTCAACATTCTGATAGAAAAGCAGAGGGAGAATCAGAAAAAATCCAAGAGATGGGAGAAAAAGAAGTAAATCCATCAATGGAAGAATTATTAAAAATGCAATTTTCTGAAACAAAGGAGCAATCTAAAGCAAGCATGATCAGACAGGTTAAATTAGACCCTAAAATGTATCTGAAAAAGAAATTCCTTTATCAGTACCTTACTGATGAAGATCAACCTAAAAAATCTGATAAGTCATGGTAA
- a CDS encoding BatD family protein — translation MVKKLTLSLLVSFWAINVFAQSKANLFTSTIINKKEVVVGQPFKVKLSIYTTTWFSDGVNFEDFQLPNALMIKDGRGVPNSLNIGKYQYSGVEQTYWVFPFTPGKNVFPSLELHVSTPDPGDFKGKPHTIHTKEKSINVTPPPVGEDPKTWLVASSVRISDTWNKDLSKVQVGDVLKRTVRITAGNTLGPMIPIREYDSLSWAGIYPEHPINSNYNQDNYISGTQKQVITYLVQEAGEFKVPGITVRYYNPYTKKSKDIKSKDRKISIEENPNLSMLQSLQDSLNKLNQVPEELNNAPQKTWRDYVPKQWKAILVGLFALWLCYKIRPIKRIKKKLEAIRSTSTYIEKQAFNKLESAIKNGKVDVSIQRFYQWINTLPNQSVSDYRESLYHVLLNYTLCDLIAEMSDIKYKNGNNTISKPLIKKLINQLAWDRKIILQEKKKESFSKRKTVDLKELNP, via the coding sequence ATGGTAAAGAAATTAACCCTATCACTTCTCGTATCTTTTTGGGCGATAAATGTTTTTGCTCAAAGCAAAGCAAACTTGTTTACATCTACAATAATTAATAAAAAAGAAGTAGTTGTAGGACAACCCTTTAAAGTTAAACTATCCATATATACCACAACATGGTTTTCTGATGGTGTAAATTTTGAAGACTTTCAATTACCAAATGCGTTAATGATAAAAGACGGTAGAGGTGTTCCAAATTCACTAAATATAGGGAAATACCAATATTCTGGAGTTGAACAAACCTATTGGGTATTTCCTTTCACTCCAGGTAAAAATGTATTCCCTTCTTTAGAATTACATGTTTCTACTCCAGACCCAGGTGATTTTAAAGGAAAACCTCATACCATTCACACTAAAGAAAAATCTATTAATGTAACTCCACCTCCTGTTGGTGAGGATCCAAAAACATGGTTAGTAGCTAGCAGTGTTCGTATTTCTGACACATGGAACAAAGATCTCTCTAAGGTTCAAGTAGGTGATGTTTTAAAAAGAACAGTTCGTATTACTGCTGGTAATACTTTAGGTCCAATGATTCCTATTCGTGAATATGATTCATTAAGTTGGGCCGGTATTTATCCAGAACACCCTATAAATAGTAATTACAATCAAGACAATTACATTTCAGGTACTCAAAAGCAAGTAATTACTTATTTAGTACAAGAAGCTGGGGAGTTTAAAGTTCCAGGAATTACAGTACGTTATTATAATCCGTACACAAAAAAATCAAAAGATATAAAAAGTAAAGATCGTAAAATTAGTATAGAGGAAAACCCTAATTTGAGTATGCTTCAATCGCTTCAAGATAGCTTAAACAAATTAAATCAAGTTCCTGAAGAATTGAATAATGCTCCTCAAAAAACTTGGAGAGATTATGTTCCAAAGCAATGGAAAGCTATACTTGTTGGTCTGTTTGCACTTTGGTTATGCTATAAAATTAGACCTATAAAACGAATAAAGAAGAAGCTAGAAGCTATTCGTTCCACATCTACTTATATAGAAAAACAAGCATTTAACAAATTAGAATCTGCTATTAAAAATGGGAAAGTTGATGTTAGTATTCAACGATTTTATCAATGGATAAATACCTTACCAAATCAAAGTGTAAGTGATTATAGAGAATCTTTATATCATGTTTTACTCAATTACACATTATGTGATTTGATAGCAGAAATGTCTGATATTAAATATAAGAACGGAAACAACACTATATCAAAACCGTTAATCAAAAAATTGATAAACCAATTAGCTTGGGATAGAAAAATAATCTTACAAGAGAAAAAGAAAGAGAGTTTTAGTAAACGGAAAACTGTTGATCTAAAAGAGTTAAATCCTTAA